A region from the Mucilaginibacter sp. CSA2-8R genome encodes:
- a CDS encoding ATP-binding protein gives MERQKTIEELKNELEEARYQLEEANELIEAIRSGDVDALLIKSNDGHQLYTLENADITYRFFIEQMNEGAALLNADRTIQYCNSRFAEWVGIPLEKVIGKDFTQLVSADDSLRCISLLDDARFNNTKGELTLKGQRSVEMPVSVSLAMLSTKDAPSLSLILTDLTEQKEAQRLLKHQNALLEEAQAETQRLNADLEQKVADRTKELYENQQRLALMLETMAEGVGITDANGKMTYANPMAQRILGLKQSTILERTYDDPQWQNLRLDGSPLPSHEHPMAIMLTTGQPVYDFEIGVQPPDQDRFYISINAAPVKDEDGNIVAGIGTFMDVTNRRKAIQQKDEFISVASHELRTPITSLKASLQLLQRMKDNPNPKMLPVLIEQSNKSLNKVSVLINDLLNATKLTEGQLLLDKSVFQIGDLVKNCCHHIRIDGVYELQTNGDDDLKVYADAGKIDQVLDNFVNNAVKYAPNSKKIQIGYQKVDDMVKVSVTDFGMGIPPEKLPYLFERYYRVDTGGHQYSGLGLGLYICSEIIKKHDGQIGATSEMGKGSTFWFTLPFAG, from the coding sequence TTGGAAAGGCAAAAAACCATCGAGGAACTCAAAAACGAACTGGAAGAAGCTCGTTACCAGTTAGAAGAAGCTAACGAACTGATTGAAGCAATTCGCTCGGGAGATGTAGACGCATTGCTCATAAAATCTAACGATGGGCATCAGCTTTACACACTCGAAAATGCTGATATTACTTACCGTTTTTTCATCGAACAAATGAATGAGGGAGCGGCATTGCTCAATGCTGACAGGACGATCCAATACTGTAACTCCCGTTTCGCGGAATGGGTTGGTATACCACTCGAAAAAGTAATTGGTAAAGATTTTACTCAATTGGTGTCGGCGGATGATTCGTTGCGCTGTATCAGTTTGTTGGATGACGCCAGATTCAATAACACGAAAGGGGAATTAACGTTAAAGGGGCAACGCTCCGTAGAAATGCCAGTATCTGTGTCACTCGCGATGCTTAGTACCAAAGACGCACCATCCCTGAGTTTAATATTGACTGACCTGACGGAGCAAAAAGAAGCGCAACGTTTGCTAAAGCATCAGAATGCATTATTGGAAGAAGCCCAGGCAGAAACGCAACGGCTAAATGCAGATTTAGAGCAGAAGGTTGCAGACCGCACTAAAGAACTGTACGAAAACCAGCAACGTTTGGCGCTGATGTTGGAAACCATGGCTGAAGGCGTTGGAATTACCGACGCAAATGGAAAGATGACCTATGCTAACCCTATGGCACAACGTATATTAGGGCTAAAGCAAAGCACCATATTGGAGCGTACGTACGATGATCCACAGTGGCAAAATTTACGGCTCGATGGATCGCCTTTACCCAGCCATGAGCATCCGATGGCTATTATGCTGACGACTGGGCAACCGGTTTATGATTTTGAGATCGGTGTGCAGCCACCAGACCAGGACCGGTTCTATATATCGATCAACGCCGCTCCGGTAAAGGATGAAGATGGCAATATTGTAGCGGGTATAGGCACTTTTATGGACGTTACTAACCGGCGGAAGGCTATACAGCAAAAAGATGAGTTTATTAGCGTAGCCAGCCACGAACTGCGCACTCCAATAACCAGTTTAAAAGCATCATTGCAGTTATTGCAGCGGATGAAAGATAACCCGAATCCAAAAATGCTGCCGGTGCTGATAGAACAATCAAACAAAAGCTTAAATAAAGTAAGTGTATTAATTAATGATTTGCTTAATGCTACCAAACTTACCGAAGGGCAACTGTTACTGGATAAGTCTGTATTTCAAATAGGTGACTTGGTGAAAAATTGCTGCCATCATATTAGAATTGATGGAGTGTATGAATTGCAAACAAATGGCGACGATGACCTCAAAGTTTATGCAGACGCTGGTAAAATAGACCAGGTGTTAGATAACTTTGTGAACAACGCTGTTAAATACGCCCCTAACTCAAAAAAGATACAGATCGGTTATCAAAAAGTTGATGATATGGTAAAAGTATCGGTAACAGATTTTGGTATGGGCATCCCGCCCGAAAAGCTACCTTATTTATTTGAACGATATTACAGGGTCGACACCGGAGGCCACCAATATTCGGGCTTGGGTCTTGGTTTATACATCTGCTCAGAAATAATAAAAAAACACGATGGTCAAATAGGTGCTACCAGCGAGATGGGTAAAGGCAGCACCTTTTGGTTTACATTACCTTTTGCTGGTTAA
- the kaiC gene encoding circadian clock protein KaiC, whose protein sequence is MPSKAINPSTILSPSLAKTPTGIIGLDEVTLGGLPTGRPTLICGSAGCGKTLFSLEFIVRGAQQFNENGVFIAFEEKANELAANVASLGFDLNKLQQEKKIRIDYIHIDKNEIEETGEYDLEGLFIRLNHAIDSIGAKRVVLDTLENLFSGLSNQTILRAELRRLFQFLKDKGVTAIITGERGDSSLTRQGLEEYVSDCVILLDHRIINQISTRRLRIIKYRGSVHGTNEYPFLIDEEGISVLPVTSLLLNKPASTERVSSGIPSLDQMLGKEGFYKGSSILVSGTAGTGKTSVAASFVNNACSQKNRCMFFAFEESPRQIIRNMQSIGMDLQAHIDDGFLQFFASRPTLYGLEMHLVAIHKAIKKFKPQVVVLDPITNLITVGTVSDVKSMLVRLIDFLQEEQITVMFTALTLNNIVNEQTDEGVSSLVDAWLQIKDIEMNGERNRGLHVMKSRGMKHSNQVREFVITDAGLDLIEVYLGPEGVLTGSAREAQKLLEETGQVLHTHAISRKDRELLRKRKVLEAKIDSLKTEFESTEEELNKVYIEEEIKKEVMQQTREKMTELRRGNINVNAGETKAGKKKK, encoded by the coding sequence ATGCCTTCAAAAGCAATAAATCCTTCCACTATACTATCACCTTCATTAGCTAAAACTCCGACAGGCATCATAGGCTTGGATGAGGTAACGTTAGGCGGACTACCTACCGGGCGGCCAACACTTATTTGTGGAAGCGCCGGTTGTGGCAAAACACTGTTTTCGCTTGAGTTTATTGTGAGGGGGGCGCAGCAGTTTAACGAAAACGGTGTATTTATAGCGTTTGAAGAAAAGGCAAACGAACTGGCTGCTAACGTGGCCTCGCTTGGCTTCGACCTGAACAAACTTCAACAAGAGAAAAAAATCAGGATAGATTATATCCACATCGATAAAAACGAAATTGAAGAAACCGGTGAGTATGATTTAGAAGGTTTATTTATCAGGCTTAACCATGCCATTGACAGTATTGGCGCCAAAAGGGTGGTATTAGATACTTTAGAAAACTTATTTTCCGGCTTGTCTAACCAAACGATATTGAGGGCCGAGTTGCGCCGGTTGTTCCAGTTTTTAAAAGATAAAGGTGTAACGGCTATTATAACCGGTGAACGTGGCGATAGCTCACTAACGCGCCAGGGCTTAGAAGAGTATGTGTCTGATTGCGTTATTCTGCTTGACCATCGCATTATCAATCAAATATCAACCAGGCGGCTGCGTATTATAAAATATCGCGGCTCGGTGCATGGTACTAACGAGTATCCTTTTTTGATAGATGAGGAGGGCATATCCGTGCTTCCTGTCACTTCCCTTTTGCTTAACAAACCAGCGTCTACAGAACGCGTATCATCAGGCATCCCATCTTTAGACCAAATGCTTGGCAAAGAAGGTTTTTATAAGGGCAGCAGTATCTTGGTATCCGGCACAGCCGGCACTGGCAAAACCAGTGTTGCTGCAAGTTTTGTAAACAACGCTTGTAGCCAGAAAAACAGATGTATGTTTTTTGCTTTCGAAGAGTCGCCAAGGCAAATTATTCGTAACATGCAATCTATCGGTATGGATTTGCAAGCCCATATTGATGATGGGTTTCTGCAATTTTTTGCTTCACGGCCTACACTATATGGTTTAGAGATGCACTTGGTGGCTATACACAAAGCTATCAAGAAATTTAAACCGCAAGTTGTTGTGCTCGATCCCATTACCAATTTGATTACTGTGGGCACTGTAAGTGATGTGAAATCGATGCTGGTTAGGCTGATTGATTTTTTACAGGAAGAGCAGATTACGGTGATGTTTACAGCTTTAACACTTAACAATATTGTTAATGAGCAAACCGACGAAGGTGTATCTTCATTGGTGGATGCCTGGCTGCAGATTAAAGACATTGAGATGAATGGAGAGCGTAACCGCGGTTTGCATGTAATGAAATCGCGGGGTATGAAGCACTCTAACCAAGTAAGGGAATTTGTTATTACAGATGCCGGGCTGGACTTAATTGAAGTTTATTTAGGTCCGGAAGGTGTGTTAACTGGTTCTGCCCGTGAAGCACAAAAATTATTGGAAGAAACCGGACAAGTATTACATACACACGCTATTAGCCGTAAAGATAGGGAACTCCTACGTAAACGTAAGGTGCTGGAAGCTAAGATAGATAGTTTAAAAACTGAATTTGAGTCGACTGAAGAAGAACTGAATAAGGTTTACATCGAGGAAGAGATAAAAAAAGAGGTGATGCAGCAAACCCGCGAAAAGATGACAGAATTGAGGAGAGGCAACATAAATGTAAACGCCGGCGAAACTAAAGCTGGTAAAAAGAAAAAATAA
- a CDS encoding ABC transporter ATP-binding protein, which yields MRVLWNYLKPHRWLVALSLLLAGASQVLTMLDPLIFGKIIDDFTGKTIVHASDKQVKEVLLWLLVATGIALLARLSKAIQEYLMRIVVQRFGMQIFNDGLKRTLRLSFQEFEEQRSGETVAVLQKVRTDTERFINSFINILFSSVVGIIFLIWYAVTKHWALIPVFFIGIVVMGGLTGLLSKKIKTVQRSINKQTLQITGAITESLRNIELVKSLGLTFPEIRRMKEYTQRIYDLEMKKSKHVRTLSFLQGATLNLLRQSILFILLWLIFRNVLTTGELITMQFISTSIFVPLQDLGNIILLYREEEASLLLFDQLMQKPIEERPEEPIEIGPLENLQFDNVVFRHKTAQHNALDGISFQASRGETVAFVGPSGSGKSTLVKLLVGLYRPVEGEIYFNGIPSADIRYNELRRQIGFVTQDTQLFAGTIKENLLFVKPDATEEEMMEALHKASCDQLLSRTDKGVYTVLGEGGLKLSGGEKQRISIARALIRHPKLLIFDEATSALDSITEEVITDTVRSISARREQITILIAHRLSTIMHADHIVVLEKGKIAETGTHTELVNAKGLYYAMWRQQIGERRKEATLTDV from the coding sequence ATGAGAGTATTATGGAACTATTTAAAACCGCATCGCTGGCTGGTTGCCCTGTCTTTATTACTGGCAGGTGCCAGCCAGGTGCTCACCATGCTCGACCCTCTAATATTCGGTAAAATTATTGACGACTTTACCGGCAAAACCATAGTTCATGCTTCTGATAAGCAAGTAAAAGAAGTTTTACTTTGGTTATTGGTGGCAACCGGCATTGCATTGCTGGCACGGTTAAGCAAGGCCATACAAGAATACCTGATGCGCATAGTGGTACAGCGTTTTGGCATGCAGATTTTTAACGACGGACTTAAACGTACCTTGCGTTTAAGTTTTCAGGAGTTTGAAGAACAGCGAAGCGGCGAAACGGTGGCAGTGTTGCAGAAGGTTCGTACCGACACCGAGCGGTTTATCAATTCTTTTATAAATATTCTTTTTTCATCTGTAGTAGGCATCATCTTTTTAATATGGTACGCCGTTACCAAGCATTGGGCGTTGATACCTGTTTTCTTTATCGGTATTGTAGTTATGGGGGGGCTAACCGGCTTACTCAGTAAGAAGATAAAAACGGTACAGCGTTCTATCAATAAGCAAACACTACAAATTACCGGAGCCATTACCGAATCATTACGCAATATAGAGCTGGTTAAAAGCTTAGGGCTTACCTTTCCGGAAATACGCAGAATGAAGGAGTACACTCAGCGTATTTACGACCTGGAAATGAAGAAAAGCAAACACGTACGTACACTTTCATTTTTACAGGGCGCTACGCTTAATTTACTGCGGCAGTCTATCTTATTCATCTTGCTTTGGCTCATTTTTAGAAACGTACTCACTACGGGCGAATTGATTACCATGCAGTTTATCTCTACATCTATCTTTGTGCCTTTACAGGATTTGGGAAATATCATTCTGCTGTACCGCGAAGAAGAAGCGTCGTTGCTGCTGTTTGACCAACTAATGCAAAAGCCGATTGAAGAACGGCCCGAAGAGCCTATAGAAATTGGGCCATTAGAAAATTTGCAATTTGATAATGTTGTTTTTAGACACAAAACAGCGCAGCATAATGCTTTGGATGGTATCTCATTTCAGGCCAGCAGGGGAGAAACTGTTGCGTTTGTCGGTCCGTCAGGTTCGGGCAAATCCACTTTGGTAAAACTGCTGGTTGGGCTATACCGGCCGGTAGAAGGTGAGATATATTTTAATGGTATACCATCGGCCGACATTAGGTATAACGAGTTGCGCCGACAGATAGGTTTTGTTACCCAGGATACCCAACTGTTTGCCGGCACCATTAAAGAAAATCTTTTGTTTGTTAAACCTGATGCTACTGAAGAGGAAATGATGGAAGCGTTGCACAAAGCATCCTGCGACCAGCTGCTGAGCAGAACCGATAAAGGCGTTTATACGGTTTTAGGGGAGGGTGGATTGAAACTATCGGGAGGCGAAAAGCAGCGGATTTCTATAGCGCGGGCACTGATCAGGCATCCCAAGTTATTAATTTTTGACGAGGCTACCTCAGCGCTTGATTCTATTACTGAAGAAGTAATTACAGACACTGTAAGATCGATATCTGCCCGGCGCGAGCAGATTACCATTCTCATTGCGCACCGGCTAAGCACCATTATGCATGCCGACCATATTGTAGTACTCGAAAAAGGGAAGATAGCAGAAACCGGAACACACACCGAGCTGGTGAATGCTAAAGGTTTGTACTATGCCATGTGGCGCCAGCAAATTGGCGAACGGCGAAAAGAAGCAACCTTAACAGATGTATAA
- a CDS encoding Rrf2 family transcriptional regulator, whose product MTGRFQIAVHILTLLHSAGAESLSSDYMAGSININPVLVRKELSGLRKAGLVQSKEGNTGGYTLAKPAQQISIADIYNAVAQAPLLGKARNLPNPACPIGLQINQHMDTLNEQINEVVVEHLGHQTLEQFYNQFN is encoded by the coding sequence ATGACCGGACGCTTTCAAATTGCTGTACATATCTTAACGCTGCTACACTCGGCTGGTGCCGAAAGCCTGTCGTCAGATTATATGGCCGGAAGTATTAATATTAACCCGGTACTGGTACGTAAAGAGCTGAGCGGTTTGCGTAAGGCCGGTTTAGTGCAAAGTAAAGAAGGTAATACGGGAGGATATACTTTAGCCAAACCAGCACAGCAAATTAGTATTGCAGATATTTACAATGCAGTAGCACAAGCCCCTTTACTGGGCAAAGCACGTAATTTACCCAACCCTGCTTGTCCAATAGGCCTACAGATTAACCAACATATGGATACGCTTAACGAGCAGATTAACGAAGTAGTGGTTGAACATTTGGGGCACCAAACACTCGAACAATTTTATAATCAATTTAATTAA
- a CDS encoding Atu2307/SP_0267 family LLM class monooxygenase yields MEIGISTFGEVQPDGKSGTAIHAHERVQQLLEEVKLADEVGLDVYAFGEHHRPDFVISAPEIMIAAAASTTKSIRLSSSVTVLSSADPVRTFQNFATADLISGGRVEMIAGRGSFIESFPLFGYNLDEYDDLFSEKLGMFMQINRQEKLTWQGRFRAPINNQGIYPRPLQPAIPVWLGVGGTPASAVRAGKLGLPMMIAILGSAPRHFVSFVDTYREAAQKAGHEVSNLQLGISSQFYVAEQSQQAADEFYPSYEALMNRVGRDRGWSPMSKAQFEYLRQDGPLVVGSVQQAIDKILGQHELFGNTRFLAQLVTGHTHHKQILKAIELLGTQVAPAVRKALGK; encoded by the coding sequence ATGGAAATAGGCATCAGCACCTTTGGAGAAGTACAACCGGATGGTAAATCCGGTACCGCTATACATGCACACGAACGTGTACAGCAGTTACTGGAAGAAGTGAAGCTGGCCGACGAAGTAGGTTTAGATGTTTATGCATTTGGAGAGCACCACCGCCCGGACTTTGTGATATCGGCACCAGAAATTATGATTGCAGCTGCCGCCTCAACCACTAAAAGCATCAGGCTGTCAAGCTCAGTAACCGTGCTAAGTTCGGCCGATCCGGTTCGCACATTTCAAAATTTCGCTACGGCCGACCTGATTTCGGGCGGACGTGTTGAAATGATTGCCGGCCGGGGCTCATTCATCGAATCGTTCCCGCTTTTTGGTTATAATTTGGATGAATATGATGATCTTTTTTCTGAAAAACTGGGGATGTTTATGCAGATTAACAGGCAAGAAAAGCTTACCTGGCAGGGACGGTTTCGCGCTCCTATTAACAATCAAGGCATCTATCCGCGACCATTACAGCCGGCTATTCCGGTTTGGCTGGGCGTTGGTGGCACACCGGCGTCTGCCGTGAGGGCCGGAAAGTTAGGGCTCCCTATGATGATTGCTATATTGGGCAGTGCACCAAGGCACTTTGTTTCGTTTGTAGATACTTACCGCGAAGCGGCTCAAAAAGCAGGGCACGAAGTAAGTAATTTACAATTGGGTATCAGCTCACAATTTTACGTGGCCGAACAAAGCCAGCAAGCGGCCGATGAGTTCTACCCATCTTACGAAGCGCTCATGAACCGCGTAGGCCGGGATCGTGGCTGGTCGCCCATGAGTAAAGCGCAGTTTGAATATTTGCGACAGGATGGCCCCCTGGTAGTAGGCAGCGTACAACAAGCAATTGACAAAATTTTAGGGCAACACGAATTGTTTGGTAATACCCGCTTTTTAGCACAACTGGTAACCGGCCACACACACCACAAACAAATACTTAAAGCCATAGAGCTATTAGGCACCCAAGTAGCACCTGCCGTGCGTAAAGCGTTAGGAAAATGA
- a CDS encoding circadian clock KaiB family protein produces the protein MASNQFPNWDEPYDGQYQLRLFVAGNSPVSVRAINNLQKILEEHLKDRYELEIIDIHQQPEWVVTENITAVPLLIKKAPVPKRILVGDMSDTARVLRGLNV, from the coding sequence ATGGCCAGTAATCAGTTTCCAAATTGGGATGAACCCTATGATGGGCAGTATCAGCTACGTTTATTTGTTGCCGGTAATTCTCCGGTGTCTGTAAGAGCCATTAATAATCTGCAAAAAATATTAGAGGAGCATCTTAAAGACCGGTATGAGCTTGAGATAATAGATATTCATCAACAGCCTGAATGGGTTGTGACAGAAAATATTACAGCTGTGCCACTTTTAATTAAGAAAGCTCCAGTACCTAAGCGCATTCTGGTGGGTGATATGTCTGATACAGCCCGTGTACTTCGTGGCTTGAACGTTTAA
- a CDS encoding tetratricopeptide repeat protein — protein sequence MLKIIKSMVMMLLFALIAYNVCAQDTRTLINEGNQLSANRDYTSAIEKYKAALATEADNITAKYQLGFALNAVGKGQEAIPYLQAAAKSGNTAAIKSSAMGLLGSIYDRANQPKLAIPNYIEAIKLDSANYALQYGLGLAYFRDHQYDDAERAAVKALSLDHSAAPSMRLYALVTFHQNKRAPALLGLLTFLWMEPTGTHAAEANENMQHILDGSVLKPDPGTQPVRLSTSHATLNAAIIKAVNTVAQQKPAASDVFAQQLKYILIALNQQGNGQIAGSAFTSQLLSFYYNLAQSPHINAFAHYIKQGVSKTDLAWVTAHPQQLLALKEWVKNNGQPIIR from the coding sequence ATGCTTAAAATAATCAAATCAATGGTGATGATGCTGCTTTTTGCATTAATTGCCTATAATGTTTGTGCACAAGACACACGCACACTAATTAATGAGGGCAACCAGTTAAGCGCTAACCGTGACTACACCAGCGCTATCGAAAAATATAAAGCAGCACTGGCTACAGAGGCCGATAATATTACAGCCAAATATCAATTGGGGTTTGCGCTGAATGCCGTTGGTAAAGGTCAGGAAGCCATCCCCTATTTACAAGCTGCAGCCAAAAGCGGGAATACCGCTGCCATAAAAAGCAGTGCCATGGGATTGTTAGGCAGTATATATGATCGGGCCAACCAGCCCAAATTGGCTATACCTAATTATATAGAAGCCATCAAGCTTGATTCGGCCAATTATGCTTTGCAGTATGGCTTAGGGCTGGCCTACTTTCGCGACCATCAGTATGATGACGCAGAACGTGCGGCGGTAAAAGCGCTTAGTCTTGACCATTCGGCAGCACCAAGTATGCGTTTATACGCTCTGGTTACTTTTCATCAAAATAAGCGGGCTCCTGCCCTGCTGGGTTTGCTCACCTTTTTGTGGATGGAACCAACAGGTACTCATGCTGCCGAAGCTAACGAGAATATGCAGCACATTCTTGACGGCAGTGTTTTAAAGCCAGATCCTGGCACACAGCCTGTGAGACTAAGTACAAGCCATGCTACTTTAAATGCTGCGATTATTAAAGCCGTTAATACCGTTGCTCAACAAAAACCTGCTGCTTCTGATGTGTTTGCTCAACAATTAAAATACATTTTGATAGCACTTAACCAGCAAGGTAACGGGCAAATAGCCGGGTCTGCGTTTACATCCCAATTGTTAAGCTTTTATTACAACCTGGCCCAATCGCCACATATTAACGCTTTTGCACATTATATAAAGCAAGGCGTTAGTAAAACCGATTTGGCTTGGGTAACTGCACATCCGCAGCAGCTTTTAGCTTTAAAGGAATGGGTTAAAAATAACGGCCAGCCCATTATTCGATAA
- a CDS encoding DEAD/DEAH box helicase, whose protein sequence is MNSETTATQNTLQLYPYQEADINTLFERMAQSSGNKRLLYQLPTGGGKTTIFSEIAKRFIQQYNQKVIILTHRQELCNQTSTRLKVLGVNNKAIVSTVKKLSKRENYSCFVAMVETLKNRIKDGIISTNEIGLVIIDEAHHNSFHKLLGNFSNATVLGVTATPFSSDINLPMRKNYDELIVGENIESLIQQGYLAKPVSWRYDVELNSLKTGIHGDFTVSTSDELYSSPAMLELLLHAYEEHSKNKKTLIFNNGIFTSKAVCHHFEEAGYAIRHLDNYTSAADRVEILKWFKKTRGAILTSVSILTTGFDEPSIQTVILNRATTSITLYHQMIGRGSRRLPQKKTFNIIDLGNNTDRFGEWKSAVDWKSVFESPEAYYEGMHSQTSYEAHNIPADLRACFPNSLQVSFDVQKAYQEAVDSGKKARVVMSESVKQHALMCIANSQTTTEALALTQELNKEIEWRIKQYAKCLGKVTKNYTEWLQEDYKNKLNLLIQRAMRRRDVSKMAS, encoded by the coding sequence ATGAATAGTGAGACTACTGCAACCCAAAATACGCTGCAACTTTATCCTTACCAGGAAGCCGATATTAATACTTTGTTTGAGCGCATGGCGCAATCTTCGGGTAATAAAAGGCTACTATACCAGTTACCTACGGGCGGAGGTAAAACCACGATATTTTCAGAAATAGCTAAACGTTTTATACAGCAATACAACCAAAAAGTTATTATTCTTACTCACCGGCAAGAATTGTGCAACCAAACATCTACGCGATTAAAGGTACTTGGCGTTAATAACAAGGCGATTGTAAGTACCGTAAAAAAGCTTAGCAAGCGTGAGAATTACTCCTGCTTTGTGGCCATGGTTGAAACACTAAAAAATCGTATCAAAGACGGTATCATCAGTACAAATGAAATTGGATTGGTGATTATAGATGAAGCGCATCATAATTCTTTTCATAAATTGTTGGGTAATTTTAGCAATGCCACCGTTTTGGGCGTAACAGCTACCCCATTCAGCTCCGACATTAATTTGCCTATGCGTAAAAATTATGATGAGCTAATTGTTGGCGAAAACATTGAGTCGTTAATTCAGCAAGGCTATTTGGCTAAACCCGTGAGCTGGCGGTATGATGTAGAACTTAACTCGCTAAAAACCGGCATCCATGGTGACTTTACAGTAAGTACATCCGATGAGTTATACTCGTCGCCGGCTATGCTCGAGCTGCTATTGCATGCCTATGAAGAGCATTCAAAAAACAAAAAGACGTTAATTTTTAACAACGGTATTTTTACATCGAAAGCGGTTTGTCACCATTTTGAAGAAGCCGGTTACGCCATCAGGCATTTAGATAATTATACCTCTGCAGCCGACCGAGTGGAGATATTAAAATGGTTCAAAAAAACCAGAGGAGCGATATTAACATCAGTATCTATCCTGACTACCGGCTTTGACGAACCTTCCATCCAAACAGTAATTCTTAACCGGGCAACTACGTCTATTACCCTGTATCATCAAATGATTGGTCGTGGCTCCAGAAGATTACCACAGAAAAAAACGTTTAACATCATAGACTTAGGTAACAATACGGATCGTTTTGGCGAATGGAAATCTGCCGTAGACTGGAAATCAGTTTTTGAAAGCCCTGAGGCTTATTACGAGGGTATGCATAGCCAAACCAGCTACGAGGCTCATAACATCCCCGCTGATTTACGTGCCTGTTTCCCTAATAGTTTACAGGTATCTTTTGATGTACAAAAGGCTTATCAAGAAGCTGTAGACAGCGGTAAAAAAGCCCGTGTGGTAATGAGTGAGTCGGTGAAGCAGCACGCTTTAATGTGTATTGCAAACAGCCAGACCACTACCGAAGCTTTAGCGCTTACCCAAGAACTCAACAAAGAGATTGAATGGCGCATAAAACAATATGCCAAATGCCTGGGAAAAGTGACTAAAAATTACACCGAGTGGTTACAAGAAGACTACAAAAACAAACTTAATCTTTTGATTCAACGTGCCATGCGCCGCCGCGACGTTTCAAAGATGGCATCGTAG
- the kaiB gene encoding circadian clock protein KaiB, with the protein MEQTYELRLYIAGKTQKSITALKNLQKYCEEDLNCQYTIEVIDLLEQPQLAEGDQILAVPTLVKKVPEPLRRIIGDLSNREKVLVGLDIRTKN; encoded by the coding sequence GTGGAACAAACCTACGAGCTGAGGCTTTATATAGCAGGTAAGACGCAAAAATCAATTACAGCTTTAAAAAATTTGCAAAAATATTGCGAAGAAGATTTGAACTGTCAATATACTATTGAGGTTATTGATCTTTTGGAACAGCCGCAGCTTGCTGAGGGCGACCAGATTTTAGCCGTACCTACGTTGGTGAAGAAAGTACCCGAACCTTTGCGGCGGATTATTGGTGATTTATCTAACCGGGAGAAAGTTTTGGTAGGTTTGGATATCCGCACAAAAAATTAG
- a CDS encoding NAD(P)-dependent oxidoreductase, with translation MKIAVIGATGFVGPKVVAEALTRGHEVTAFARQPEKLDIENEHLVKQSADVYNADILANLLVGHDAVISTFNAGWTNPDLYNDFLKGSRAIQQATKQAGVKRFIFVGGAGSLEIAPGVQLVDTPEFPAAYKPGATAARDYLNELRQEQELDWTFLSPAINLHPGQRTGTFRTATAQPVFNEAGQSDISVDDLAVALINEVENNQFVKARFTVGY, from the coding sequence ATGAAAATAGCCGTTATTGGAGCCACAGGTTTTGTAGGCCCTAAAGTTGTTGCCGAAGCTTTAACCCGCGGACACGAAGTTACCGCATTTGCCCGTCAGCCAGAAAAGCTGGATATTGAAAACGAGCACTTAGTTAAGCAATCAGCCGATGTATATAATGCCGATATTTTAGCGAATTTACTGGTAGGCCACGATGCCGTTATCAGTACCTTTAACGCAGGTTGGACCAACCCCGACTTGTATAACGATTTTTTAAAAGGATCACGCGCCATACAGCAAGCTACTAAACAGGCCGGCGTTAAGCGTTTTATATTTGTGGGTGGCGCAGGCAGTTTAGAAATTGCACCCGGCGTGCAATTAGTAGATACACCTGAGTTTCCGGCTGCTTATAAACCGGGCGCAACGGCAGCCCGCGATTATTTAAACGAGCTGCGCCAAGAACAAGAACTTGACTGGACGTTTTTGAGCCCTGCCATCAACCTGCATCCCGGCCAGCGTACCGGTACCTTCCGTACTGCTACAGCACAGCCTGTATTTAACGAGGCCGGTCAAAGTGACATTTCTGTTGATGATTTAGCTGTTGCTTTGATTAATGAAGTAGAAAACAATCAATTTGTAAAAGCCCGCTTTACAGTAGGCTATTGA